One region of Moraxella sp. ZY210820 genomic DNA includes:
- a CDS encoding PTS transporter subunit IIC, with protein MVNSWLLTHLKRQNISFTWQRYGIDALNGMAMGLFGSLIIGLILKNIGTWLGFDALIMIGTQAQSSVGGAIGVGVAYGLKAPPLVLFSSVATGLAGMELGGVVGALFAGIVGAECGKFFHKTTPVDIIITPLMTLMFGMATAHLVSPIIVSMMTSLGEFITWAMALSPILMSMAVAVMMGLLLTSPISSVAIAVSLGLSGVSAGASTIGCACQMVGFAVMSYRDNGISGVISQGLGTSMIQMPNILKNPKIWLPPTLAGAILAPFATVMFDMTNIAVGAGMGTSGLVGQVGTLESMGVSVRTWILIGLFHFVLPAILTLLFAKFMYAKGWIKQGDLKLPEL; from the coding sequence ATGGTGAATAGCTGGTTATTAACACATCTTAAACGTCAAAATATCAGTTTTACTTGGCAACGCTATGGTATCGATGCACTCAATGGTATGGCGATGGGACTATTTGGTTCGCTCATCATTGGGTTAATTTTAAAAAATATAGGTACATGGCTAGGGTTTGATGCACTGATTATGATTGGTACACAGGCTCAATCAAGTGTTGGTGGTGCAATTGGCGTTGGTGTGGCATATGGATTAAAAGCTCCACCGCTTGTCCTATTTTCTAGTGTTGCCACAGGTTTGGCAGGTATGGAACTTGGCGGCGTGGTAGGTGCATTATTTGCTGGGATTGTTGGGGCTGAATGTGGTAAATTTTTTCATAAGACCACACCTGTAGACATCATCATCACACCACTAATGACCTTGATGTTTGGTATGGCGACTGCACATTTAGTATCGCCTATCATCGTTAGTATGATGACATCACTTGGTGAATTTATTACTTGGGCAATGGCATTATCTCCCATCTTAATGAGTATGGCGGTAGCGGTCATGATGGGATTGCTTTTAACATCTCCTATATCAAGTGTCGCGATTGCGGTAAGTTTAGGGTTATCAGGGGTGTCGGCAGGAGCATCAACTATCGGCTGTGCATGTCAAATGGTGGGTTTTGCGGTAATGAGCTATCGGGACAATGGTATATCTGGTGTGATATCGCAAGGGCTTGGTACAAGCATGATACAAATGCCTAATATCCTAAAGAACCCAAAAATTTGGTTGCCACCTACTTTGGCAGGGGCGATTTTAGCACCTTTTGCAACGGTAATGTTTGACATGACAAACATTGCGGTAGGAGCGGGCATGGGAACATCTGGTCTGGTTGGTCAGGTTGGTACGCTGGAATCAATGGGTGTTAGCGTACGAACATGGATATTAATTGGGTTATTTCATTTTGTATTGCCTGCAATTTTAACCTTATTGTTTGCTAAATTTATGTACGCTAAAGGTTGGATTAAACAGGGTGATTTAAAATTACCTGAATTATGA
- a CDS encoding GTP pyrophosphokinase — MSDNIEKTERLIREINLIHAKYSADYFETGKVEKINLSRSLKNVPTEHIFSYRLNLHESINDYLLFSDTKDINFYYRVKTSESIQDKIERYLNRQNQYPTNNILNDIFGARIVLPSDDIAIILEKLDDYKDKYGLKNWYLRDVDGYVGIHIYFKNSSNFYYPWELQIWDENDALTNIQNHILYKRNFVKSFES; from the coding sequence ATGAGCGATAACATAGAAAAAACCGAACGACTAATCCGTGAAATCAACTTAATTCACGCCAAATATTCGGCTGATTATTTTGAAACAGGCAAAGTAGAAAAAATTAATTTAAGCCGTAGTCTAAAAAATGTTCCAACCGAACATATTTTTTCTTATCGGCTCAATTTACACGAGTCCATTAACGATTATTTATTATTTTCCGATACCAAAGACATTAACTTTTATTACCGTGTTAAAACTTCTGAAAGTATTCAAGATAAAATTGAGCGTTATTTAAATCGTCAAAATCAATACCCAACCAATAATATTTTAAATGATATTTTTGGAGCAAGAATTGTTTTGCCGTCCGATGACATTGCCATTATTTTGGAAAAATTGGACGATTACAAAGACAAATATGGTCTTAAAAATTGGTATTTAAGAGATGTTGATGGTTATGTTGGTATCCATATTTATTTTAAAAATTCTAGTAATTTTTATTACCCTTGGGAATTGCAAATTTGGGACGAAAATGACGCTTTAACCAATATCCAAAATCATATACTTTATAAAAGAAATTTTGTTAAATCGTTCGAGAGTTAA
- the thiL gene encoding thiamine-phosphate kinase, with the protein MSEFSLIHTHFKTATAKHSNTILGIGDDCAISTIPSDCELVSCVDTLVAGRHFVFETSPYAIGYKSVAVNLSDLASMGATPYAILLGLSLPSNDNDWLKAFSRGIADICKKFNVELIGGDTTKSDILTISITALGFIQKGKSIKRNNAKIGDVICVSGHIGSASLVLSYILGENGYCKYANALDDLNDELKTALQYPTPQIELGQKLIGYAHSMIDISDGLGQDLGHILNASGVGAKLYLDNIPCADELNALPFDKKYQHILNGGDDYQLCFTMSKDNFDKFNQLYPNLIYQIGEIVEKQGLELFFNNQPVDFEIKGWEHF; encoded by the coding sequence ATGTCCGAATTTTCCCTAATCCACACCCACTTTAAAACCGCCACCGCCAAGCATTCTAATACCATTTTAGGGATTGGCGATGACTGTGCAATAAGTACTATTCCGTCTGATTGTGAACTCGTCAGCTGTGTGGATACGCTGGTTGCAGGACGACATTTTGTTTTTGAAACTTCGCCTTATGCCATTGGCTATAAATCGGTGGCGGTGAATTTATCGGATTTGGCGAGTATGGGGGCAACACCTTATGCGATTTTATTAGGATTATCATTGCCGAGTAATGATAATGACTGGCTCAAAGCATTTAGTCGTGGCATAGCTGATATTTGCAAAAAGTTTAATGTCGAGCTGATTGGTGGCGATACCACAAAATCCGATATTTTAACCATTTCTATCACCGCACTTGGCTTTATTCAAAAAGGCAAAAGCATAAAAAGAAATAACGCTAAAATTGGTGATGTGATTTGTGTCAGTGGTCATATCGGCTCGGCAAGTTTGGTATTGTCTTATATTTTGGGCGAGAATGGGTATTGTAAATATGCTAATGCCCTAGATGATTTAAATGATGAATTAAAAACCGCCTTACAATATCCCACCCCACAAATAGAATTGGGACAAAAGTTAATCGGTTATGCCCATAGTATGATTGACATATCAGACGGCTTGGGGCAAGATTTGGGGCATATTTTAAATGCAAGTGGCGTTGGGGCAAAATTGTATTTAGACAATATCCCTTGTGCTGATGAATTAAATGCTTTGCCCTTTGATAAAAAATATCAACATATTTTAAATGGGGGCGATGATTATCAATTATGCTTTACAATGAGTAAAGATAACTTTGATAAATTTAATCAGCTTTATCCTAATTTAATTTATCAGATTGGCGAAATTGTAGAGAAACAAGGGTTGGAATTATTTTTTAACAATCAACCAGTGGATTTTGAGATTAAGGGTTGGGAGCATTTTTGA
- a CDS encoding S24 family peptidase, giving the protein MNEIPSHLIFGETYSDFEKKKDNPTEFLPISKELADELGVQVENCAFFPYSGETMKPTLNGKGIMLADLSDNKLQDGKIYLFSINSRLIVRRVQILLDKIILIADNPKYQNIEVFGEHLNNLKVIGRLRYIMQNFD; this is encoded by the coding sequence ATGAATGAAATTCCATCGCATTTAATTTTTGGTGAAACCTATTCTGATTTTGAAAAGAAGAAAGACAATCCAACCGAATTTCTACCTATTAGCAAAGAATTGGCTGACGAATTGGGCGTGCAAGTTGAAAATTGTGCCTTTTTTCCTTATAGTGGCGAAACAATGAAACCAACTCTAAATGGCAAAGGTATTATGCTTGCCGATTTATCTGATAATAAATTACAAGATGGTAAAATCTATCTTTTTAGCATTAATTCAAGACTAATTGTTAGGCGAGTTCAAATTTTATTAGATAAAATTATTTTAATTGCAGATAATCCAAAGTACCAAAATATTGAAGTTTTTGGAGAGCATTTAAATAATTTAAAGGTAATTGGAAGATTGCGTTATATTATGCAAAATTTTGATTAA
- the glmU gene encoding bifunctional UDP-N-acetylglucosamine diphosphorylase/glucosamine-1-phosphate N-acetyltransferase GlmU has translation MNKQALNVIIMAAGKGTRMKSTKPKVLQPLAGEPLLQHVLTTAKKLGSQKNIVIYGFGGEQVKNAFADEQIDWVEQAEQLGTGHAVMMTLPVLPTDGKSLILSGDVPLIGVDTLQKLADSDSPFTMLTMSVDNPFGLGRIIRQDGQVIAIVEEKDATDAQKQITEINSGVYCVANEILHRYLKNLNNHNAQGEYYLTDIVKMAVDDGIKIDTVSPTHAFEIEGVNDRIQLASLERTWQAHQAQNLMKAGVHIIDPSRFDLRGTLTVGKDVEIDINVVFEGDCEIGDNVKIGAGCIIKNTKIASGTVVAPYSIFENAIVGENNQIGPFARLRPNAVTADEVHIGNFVELKNTQMASGAKANHLAYLGDATIGKKTNIGAGTITANYDGVNKYKTVIGDEVRIGSNAVLIAPVTIGDRATVGGGSAITKDCEAGKLAIARGRQVTIEGWVRPEKPSK, from the coding sequence ATGAATAAACAAGCATTAAACGTCATTATTATGGCTGCGGGTAAAGGCACACGAATGAAATCCACCAAGCCAAAAGTATTGCAACCATTGGCAGGGGAACCGTTATTACAGCACGTTTTAACCACAGCTAAAAAATTAGGCAGTCAAAAAAACATCGTCATCTATGGTTTTGGTGGAGAGCAGGTCAAAAACGCCTTTGCAGATGAGCAAATTGACTGGGTAGAGCAAGCCGAACAGCTTGGCACAGGACACGCCGTGATGATGACTTTGCCTGTATTGCCAACGGACGGCAAAAGTTTGATTTTGTCAGGTGATGTGCCACTCATCGGCGTGGATACTTTGCAAAAACTAGCAGACAGCGACAGCCCCTTTACAATGCTGACAATGAGCGTGGATAATCCTTTTGGTTTGGGGCGTATTATCCGTCAAGACGGTCAAGTCATCGCCATCGTCGAAGAAAAAGATGCCACAGACGCTCAAAAACAAATTACTGAAATCAACAGCGGTGTGTATTGTGTTGCCAATGAGATTTTACACCGCTACCTTAAAAACTTAAACAATCACAACGCCCAAGGCGAGTACTATCTCACCGACATCGTCAAAATGGCGGTCGATGATGGTATCAAGATTGACACCGTGTCGCCCACGCACGCCTTTGAAATCGAAGGGGTCAATGACCGCATACAGCTTGCTAGCCTAGAACGCACTTGGCAGGCTCACCAAGCACAAAATCTGATGAAAGCTGGCGTACATATCATCGACCCTAGCCGTTTTGATTTGCGTGGGACGCTGACAGTGGGCAAAGATGTCGAGATTGACATCAATGTGGTTTTTGAGGGTGATTGTGAAATTGGTGATAATGTCAAAATTGGGGCGGGTTGTATTATCAAAAATACCAAAATTGCCAGTGGGACGGTGGTCGCTCCGTATAGCATTTTTGAAAATGCCATTGTTGGTGAAAATAATCAGATTGGACCTTTTGCCCGCCTTCGCCCCAATGCAGTAACGGCTGATGAAGTGCATATTGGTAACTTTGTTGAGCTAAAAAACACGCAAATGGCAAGCGGAGCAAAGGCGAACCACTTGGCGTATTTGGGTGATGCAACGATTGGTAAAAAAACTAATATTGGTGCAGGTACGATTACCGCAAATTATGACGGTGTGAATAAATATAAAACTGTGATTGGCGATGAAGTACGTATCGGCTCAAATGCGGTATTGATAGCACCTGTTACCATTGGCGACCGTGCAACGGTGGGTGGTGGTAGTGCCATTACTAAAGATTGTGAAGCAGGCAAATTAGCCATTGCTCGTGGACGACAGGTAACGATTGAAGGGTGGGTGAGACCTGAAAAACCAAGTAAATAA
- a CDS encoding RsiV family protein: protein MKKQITLLLGSLVLITTAMAQPIHFKTYAFDYQIPQKVGQACKKVHQNQEIKENDPYCMVVDVKLLKTDFAWIDEIVNGDYANPKKQQELRQAFDETADWVYEELQQADVNPNRYQLFYEPSLISHNTQIMQIANEFFEYQGGAHGMPSKTFYVFDLKKKKQLKIDDIIINASKKRELEQLVFQAFKANVKNYDEENGLVLSEQEFVDYQQTWPFYLEDNFYFTPKGMTFSYDPYQLGAYAMGFFILNIDKKALQGIIKPKYLNQDLANFDDKEWSN, encoded by the coding sequence ATGAAAAAGCAAATTACACTTTTATTAGGTAGTTTGGTATTAATAACTACTGCTATGGCTCAACCGATTCATTTTAAAACCTATGCTTTTGATTATCAAATTCCGCAAAAAGTTGGGCAAGCGTGTAAAAAAGTTCATCAAAATCAGGAAATAAAGGAAAATGACCCATATTGTATGGTTGTCGATGTTAAATTGCTGAAAACGGATTTTGCATGGATTGATGAGATTGTGAATGGCGATTATGCAAATCCAAAAAAACAGCAAGAATTACGACAGGCTTTTGATGAAACAGCTGATTGGGTTTATGAAGAATTACAACAAGCTGATGTGAATCCCAATCGTTATCAATTATTTTATGAGCCGAGTTTAATTAGTCATAATACACAAATTATGCAGATAGCGAATGAATTTTTTGAATATCAAGGTGGTGCACATGGTATGCCATCAAAAACGTTTTATGTTTTTGATTTAAAAAAGAAAAAACAACTAAAAATAGATGATATTATAATCAATGCTAGCAAAAAACGAGAATTAGAACAGCTTGTTTTTCAAGCATTTAAAGCAAATGTAAAAAACTATGATGAAGAGAATGGTTTAGTATTGAGTGAACAAGAATTTGTGGATTATCAACAAACATGGCCATTTTATTTAGAGGATAATTTTTATTTTACGCCTAAGGGTATGACATTTAGTTATGACCCTTATCAATTAGGGGCGTATGCGATGGGATTTTTTATCTTAAATATTGATAAAAAAGCTTTGCAAGGTATTATTAAACCTAAATATTTAAACCAAGATTTGGCTAATTTTGATGATAAAGAGTGGTCAAATTGA
- a CDS encoding phosphatidylglycerophosphatase A produces MTNHKPDIRKSNPCPPCPTSATLWEKCVYWLGVGLGSGLPKKAPGTWGTVGGLVIAIPMLLLGFWGFLIITVIGCLIGSYICGKTSDLMNVHDDPHIVFDEWVGMWIALLPISYYKFYDFGTIIENYHGFKIYNATSDYFIDIFTYLIVPFILFRFFDIIKPFPIKWVDKNVSGGFGILIDDVLAGIMAMFCYLLIIYYFFIT; encoded by the coding sequence ATGACTAACCACAAACCCGACATTCGCAAATCTAATCCTTGCCCGCCTTGCCCAACTTCCGCCACACTTTGGGAGAAGTGTGTTTATTGGCTTGGGGTTGGCTTAGGTTCTGGTTTACCCAAAAAAGCCCCCGGCACTTGGGGAACGGTGGGCGGACTTGTTATTGCCATACCGATGTTATTATTAGGATTTTGGGGATTTTTAATTATCACGGTGATTGGCTGTTTGATTGGCAGTTATATTTGTGGTAAAACTTCGGATTTAATGAATGTGCACGATGACCCACATATCGTCTTTGATGAATGGGTGGGAATGTGGATTGCGTTATTGCCTATTTCTTATTATAAATTTTATGATTTTGGAACAATAATAGAAAATTATCATGGTTTTAAAATATATAATGCAACAAGTGATTATTTTATTGATATTTTTACCTATTTAATTGTACCATTTATATTGTTTCGTTTTTTTGATATTATTAAGCCTTTTCCGATTAAATGGGTGGATAAAAATGTATCGGGTGGATTTGGTATTTTGATTGATGATGTGCTTGCAGGGATAATGGCGATGTTTTGTTACTTGCTTATCATCTATTATTTTTTTATAACATGA